A DNA window from Streptomyces canus contains the following coding sequences:
- a CDS encoding class I SAM-dependent methyltransferase produces the protein MSAAAPKPEILAAFEAAKGFMPLGEGLALHEAALDAGRLGLPLLEVGTYCGRSAILLADAAREAGVTALTVDHHRGSEEQQPGWEYHDPETVDAELGLMDTLPTFRRTLHRAGLEEHVVALVGRSPQIAAVWNSPLGLVFIDGGHTDEHANADYEGWAPHVAEGGLLVIHDVFPEPEDEFTGQAPYRVYLRALASGAFTEVSATDSLRVLRRVRAGI, from the coding sequence ATGTCCGCGGCCGCACCCAAGCCCGAGATCCTCGCCGCCTTCGAGGCCGCCAAGGGGTTCATGCCCCTGGGTGAGGGGCTGGCCCTTCATGAAGCCGCTCTGGACGCCGGGCGGCTCGGGCTGCCGCTCCTGGAGGTCGGTACGTACTGTGGCCGGTCCGCGATTCTGCTGGCCGACGCGGCCCGGGAGGCCGGGGTCACCGCGCTGACCGTCGATCATCATCGCGGCAGTGAGGAGCAGCAGCCGGGGTGGGAGTACCACGATCCGGAGACGGTGGATGCCGAGCTCGGCCTGATGGACACGCTGCCCACCTTCCGCAGGACCCTCCACCGGGCCGGGCTGGAGGAGCACGTGGTCGCCCTCGTCGGGCGGTCGCCGCAGATCGCGGCGGTCTGGAACTCCCCCCTCGGCCTGGTCTTCATCGACGGCGGTCACACCGACGAGCACGCCAACGCCGACTACGAGGGCTGGGCCCCCCACGTGGCCGAGGGCGGGCTGCTCGTCATCCACGACGTGTTCCCCGAGCCGGAGGACGAGTTCACCGGGCAGGCGCCCTACCGGGTCTACCTCCGGGCCCTCGCCTCCGGCGCCTTCACCGAGGTCTCGGCGACCGACTCGCTGCGGGTGCTGCGGCGGGTGCGGGCGGGGATCTGA
- a CDS encoding MFS transporter, with translation MTHTPTDQPTRRASGAVVPVLAFAGIVVAVMQTLLVPVIKDLPQLLDTAPSNATWVLTSTLLSGAVATPIMGRLGDLYGKRRLLILSLAVMVVGALVSALTSDLLTMIAGRTLQGFAMGAIPLGIGLMRDMLPREKLGSAMALMSSSIGVGGGLALPLAALIAQHADWHALFYGAAGLGALSIVLTLLVVPESPARAEGTFDVLGAIGLSTGLVLFLLPITKGSDWGWTSGTTLGLFAAAAVVLVLWGVMELRVKAPLVDLRTTARPAVLFTNLASIMVGVSFYVVSLVLPQLLQLPKATGYGLGQSMVVAGLLVAPLGLTMMFTAPVYARLSAKYGPKFTLILGMLIIAIGYGAGLGLMSAAWQSLVIAVVLGAGIGLAYSSLPALIVGAVPASETGAANGLNTLMRSIGTSVSSAVIGMVLANTADNVGGVAIPTMHGFRVSFLIATGAVAVGLLMALFLPKPNRAPQLRASSEEEANLERAEAVLRGFRGRVLDASGAPVPRAKVTLIDRRGRQAGATLSGDDGTYALTVPAQGAYVLAARATGHGPLASSATHAGDDRAIDLDLALPGETVTT, from the coding sequence ATGACGCACACGCCGACCGACCAGCCCACCCGGAGAGCGTCCGGCGCTGTCGTCCCGGTGCTCGCCTTCGCGGGCATCGTGGTCGCGGTGATGCAGACCCTGCTCGTCCCCGTCATCAAAGACCTGCCGCAACTGCTGGACACCGCGCCCAGCAACGCCACCTGGGTCCTGACGTCCACCCTGCTCTCGGGCGCCGTCGCCACCCCGATCATGGGCCGCCTCGGCGACCTGTACGGCAAGCGCCGCCTGCTCATCCTCAGCCTCGCCGTGATGGTCGTGGGCGCCCTGGTCAGCGCCCTCACCAGCGACCTGCTCACGATGATCGCCGGCCGCACCCTCCAGGGCTTCGCAATGGGCGCGATCCCCCTCGGCATCGGCCTGATGCGGGACATGCTGCCCCGCGAGAAGCTCGGCTCGGCCATGGCCCTGATGAGCTCCTCGATCGGCGTCGGCGGCGGACTGGCGCTGCCCCTCGCGGCACTGATCGCCCAGCACGCCGACTGGCACGCCCTCTTCTACGGCGCGGCCGGGCTCGGCGCCCTCTCGATCGTCCTCACCCTCCTCGTCGTACCGGAGTCCCCGGCACGCGCCGAAGGCACCTTCGACGTCCTGGGCGCGATCGGCCTCTCCACCGGTCTCGTCCTCTTCCTCCTCCCCATCACCAAGGGCAGCGACTGGGGCTGGACCTCGGGCACCACGCTCGGCCTCTTCGCCGCCGCCGCGGTCGTGCTCGTCCTGTGGGGCGTCATGGAACTGCGGGTGAAGGCCCCCCTGGTCGACCTGCGCACCACGGCCCGCCCGGCGGTCCTCTTCACCAACCTGGCGTCGATCATGGTGGGCGTCTCGTTCTACGTCGTCTCGCTCGTCCTTCCCCAGCTGCTCCAGCTCCCGAAGGCGACCGGCTACGGCCTCGGCCAGTCGATGGTCGTGGCGGGCCTGCTGGTCGCTCCGCTGGGCCTGACGATGATGTTCACGGCGCCCGTCTACGCCCGGCTGTCGGCGAAGTACGGCCCCAAGTTCACCCTCATCCTCGGCATGCTGATCATCGCGATCGGCTACGGCGCCGGGCTGGGCCTCATGAGCGCGGCCTGGCAGAGCCTGGTCATCGCGGTGGTCCTCGGCGCGGGCATCGGGCTCGCCTACTCCTCCCTGCCCGCGCTGATCGTGGGCGCGGTCCCGGCCTCGGAGACGGGGGCGGCGAACGGGCTCAACACGCTGATGCGGTCCATCGGTACGTCCGTGTCGAGCGCCGTGATCGGCATGGTGCTGGCGAACACGGCGGACAACGTCGGGGGCGTCGCGATACCGACCATGCACGGGTTCCGGGTGTCCTTCCTGATCGCGACCGGCGCGGTGGCGGTCGGGCTGCTGATGGCCCTGTTCCTGCCGAAGCCGAACCGGGCGCCGCAGCTGCGTGCGAGCAGCGAGGAGGAGGCGAACCTGGAGCGTGCCGAGGCGGTTCTGCGGGGGTTCCGGGGCCGTGTCCTCGACGCTTCCGGTGCTCCGGTCCCCCGGGCCAAGGTCACGTTGATCGATCGGCGGGGGCGGCAGGCGGGGGCGACGCTGTCCGGTGACGACGGCACGTACGCCCTCACCGTCCCCGCCCAGGGCGCCTACGTCCTCGCCGCCCGCGCCACCGGCCACGGTCCCCTGGCCTCCTCGGCCACCCACGCGGGCGACGACCGCGCGATCGACCTCGACCTGGCCCTGCCGGGCGAGACGGTCACCACCTGA
- a CDS encoding MFS transporter, with protein MTPMLDAAEVARRPRGPRSAPPAWLVVALACAGQFLVVLDVSVVNVALPSMRADLGMSESGLQWVVNAYAIAFAGFMLLGGRAGDLYGRKRMFLVGLGLFTAASLAGGLAQGDAQLLIARAVQGLGAAVLAPATLTIVTSAVPEGAARARAIATWTAVGAGGGAAGGFVGGLLVDTLSWRWVLLINVPVGSLVLLGSLLWLTESRSGDGRRLDLPGAVLVTGGLAVLAYGISQTEAEGWTAAATLLPLAAGLALVGGFLLVESRTAAPLMPLGLLRVRAVASANAPRWAKKVVLDHDAVAVEDFRPKFLARTTMARKAADATIGATKAALIEMGRKHGRDIRLVHPAHTTMDCAHCDARAKHAMPLGERTYTCTACGNVSPRDKNSARVMLVRAGLDPAGADGARPPGALLQEAA; from the coding sequence ATGACGCCCATGCTCGACGCCGCTGAAGTCGCCCGCAGACCCCGCGGTCCCCGGTCCGCGCCGCCCGCCTGGCTGGTGGTGGCGCTGGCGTGCGCGGGACAGTTCCTGGTCGTGCTCGACGTGTCTGTCGTCAACGTGGCGCTGCCGTCCATGCGCGCCGACCTGGGCATGAGTGAGTCCGGACTCCAGTGGGTCGTGAACGCCTACGCCATCGCCTTCGCCGGATTCATGCTCCTCGGCGGCCGAGCCGGTGACCTCTACGGCCGCAAGCGGATGTTCCTGGTCGGCCTCGGCCTGTTCACGGCGGCTTCGCTGGCCGGCGGGCTGGCCCAGGGGGACGCCCAGCTGCTGATCGCGCGGGCCGTGCAGGGGCTGGGCGCGGCGGTACTGGCGCCCGCGACGCTGACCATTGTCACGTCGGCCGTCCCGGAGGGGGCCGCGCGGGCCCGGGCCATCGCCACCTGGACGGCCGTGGGCGCGGGGGGCGGCGCCGCGGGCGGATTCGTCGGCGGACTTCTGGTGGACACCCTGTCCTGGCGCTGGGTGCTGCTGATCAACGTGCCCGTCGGTTCGCTGGTCCTGCTGGGCTCGCTGCTGTGGCTGACCGAGAGCCGCAGCGGGGACGGGCGGCGCCTCGACCTGCCGGGAGCGGTGCTGGTCACCGGGGGACTGGCGGTATTGGCGTACGGCATCTCGCAGACCGAGGCCGAGGGGTGGACGGCGGCCGCCACCCTGCTCCCGCTGGCCGCCGGCCTCGCGCTGGTAGGGGGCTTCCTCCTCGTCGAGTCCCGTACGGCCGCCCCGCTGATGCCCCTCGGACTGCTGAGGGTGCGGGCGGTGGCGTCGGCGAACGCGCCGCGGTGGGCCAAGAAGGTGGTCCTCGACCACGACGCCGTCGCGGTCGAGGACTTCCGCCCGAAGTTCCTGGCCAGGACCACCATGGCCCGCAAGGCCGCTGACGCCACCATCGGCGCCACCAAGGCCGCCCTGATCGAGATGGGCCGCAAACACGGGCGGGACATCCGCCTGGTCCACCCCGCGCACACCACGATGGACTGCGCGCACTGCGATGCGAGAGCCAAGCACGCAATGCCGCTGGGTGAGCGCACCTACACCTGCACCGCGTGCGGAAACGTGTCCCCACGGGACAAGAACTCCGCACGCGTGATGCTCGTCCGGGCT